One segment of Gadus chalcogrammus isolate NIFS_2021 unplaced genomic scaffold, NIFS_Gcha_1.0 GACHA085, whole genome shotgun sequence DNA contains the following:
- the LOC130378536 gene encoding uncharacterized protein LOC130378536, with amino-acid sequence MAGEKKSAAAHRHYLLCPVCLRTQESLSCHLRRVCMKDKTPPQILEVVEKAKKDVCDLLKNGRAFSYAVLKQIVSSPNPIEGLIEELKYHHLFVTGVPPPLPIGNPRLVTETLSECPGEAPGETEPSDVESCGSNELFQCRQEKTYTKDKMVKAKDLGILKKHSADHPLLKRFADYLKNDYENAKYQQEVDTVSRYLYFADPTEPSLKFVNDREKLRDFLGQQAKAGYKAQTSGNYIKCLKRFLEFHLTRTGLRQDDRELYKQCTLYLSFLTSSQSVLSKQASKEIVQKRHALLFDKSQPTPRECLAVLDKGEGDLVKIMNQLDDSSSSLSMTECIFVLYYLEAIVILRHCQRPCVVQSMKVKEWLERKHADDDSIVFVKDHKTAAHFVVSIVLSKKEEAWFEKYYNKVRPQLLAGERKPPAKVQRPPGEQPGCTEGI; translated from the exons ATGGCTGGGGAAAA GAAATCTGCAGCTGCACATAGACACTATCTACTCTGTCCAGTTTGTTTGAGGACCCAAGAGTCTCTATCCTGTCACCTGCGCAGAGTCTGCATGAAGGATAAGACACCACCACAGATCCTAGAGGTGGTTGAAAAGGCCAAGAAAGATGTGTGTGACCTCCTGAAGAATGGACGGGCTTTTAGTTATGCAGTCCTGAAGCAAATCGTCTCATCACCAAATCCAATCGAAGGATTGATTGAGGAGCTGAAATACCATCACTTGTTTGTGACAggagtccctcctcctctgcccattGGTAATCCAAGGTTGGTCACCGAAACCCTTTCTGAATGCCCTGGGGAGGCACCCGGAGAGACAGAGCCATCTGATGTGGAATCTTGCGGCAGCAATGAGCTTTTTCAATGTAGACAAGAGAAAACGTATACCAAAGACAAAATGGTGAAAGCGAAGGATTTAGGCATTTTGAAAAAGCATTCAGCAGATCATCCATTGCTCAAGCGCTTTGCCGACTACCTAAAGAATGATTACGAAAATGCAAAGTACCAACAGGAGGTTGACACTGTTTCCCGGTACCTGTATTTTGCTGATCCTACGGAACCATCTTTGAAGTTTGTCAATGACAGAGAGAAGCTCAGAGACTTCCTGGGTCAACAGGCTAAGGCAGGGTATAAGGCACAAACATCAGGAAATTACATCAAGTGCTTGAAAAGGTTCTTGGAGTTCCACTTGACAAGGACCGGCTTGAGACAGGATGACAGGGAGCTCTACAAGCAGTGCACGTTATATTTGAGTTTTTTAACTTCTTCACAGAGTGTCCTCTCTAAGCAAGCGAGCAAAGAAATTGTGCAAAAGAGGCATGCCTTGTTGTTTGACAAAAGTCAACCCACACCTCGTGAATGCTTGGCTGTTCTTGATAAAGGTGAAGGTGACTTAGTGAAAATCATGAATCAACTTGATGACAGTTCTTCCTCCCTGAGTATGACTGAGTGCATATTTGTGCTATACTATCTTGAGGCAATTGTCATACTAAGACACTGCCAACGGCCATGTGTGGTGCAGAGCATGAAG GTCAAGGAATGGCTTGAACGGAAACACGCAGATGATGATTCAATCGTTTTTGTAAAGGACCACAAGACGGCTGCACATTTTGTGGTCTCAATTGTCCTGtccaagaaggaggaggcgtggtttGAGAAATATTACAACAAAGTGCGGCCACAGCTCCTTGCTGGCGAAAGGAAAC CTCCAGCAAAAGTGCAACGTCCCCCAGGTGAGCAGCCAGGTTGTACGGAGGGTATTTGA
- the LOC130378522 gene encoding neoverrucotoxin subunit beta-like, giving the protein MDTVSEPDPGLTMEPEDKSLDPRNTSHRIALKFCNIVLLIFGLLSILLISLQFSSVMPTEEEEEAPSITEFHSSTDVLPVGQTARYTCHAGGTPEPTVEWLHNGRPMERNGTDDQSEAWVERGFLFVRGVRYGVNTVCCMASNSAGTANHTAELLVFDACELTLDPNTAHRRLSLSEDNRKVTRVREDQSYPDHPERFDSWRQVLGREALTGHCYWEVEWEGVGHIGVTYRGITRRGGGGDSELGGNNKSWSLYYSNGGYSAWYNGTETDLPLPPAGSTRVGVYLDRPAGSLSFYRVSPGGGGSSDTLTHLHTFWSSFTQEDLLPGVWVGWGSSASFSVVEKN; this is encoded by the exons ATGGACACTGtctctgaaccggaccctggactcACTATGGAACCTGAGGACAAGTCTTTGGACCCGAGGAACACCAGCCACAGAATTG CTCTAAAGTTCTGCAACATTGTCTTGCTGATATTCGGACTGCTGAGTATTCTCCTAATCTCCCTGCAGTTCA gttcagtgatgcccacggaagaggaggaggaggcccccagcatcacagagttccactcctctacagacgtgttgcccgtgggccaaacggcCCGCTACACCTGCCACGCCGGCGGCACGCCGGAGCCCACAGTAGAGTGGCTCCACAACGGCAGGCCCATGGAGAGGAATGGCAcagacgaccaatcagaggcttgGGTGGAGAGGGGGTTCCTCTTTGTCAGAGGGGTGAGGTATGGCGTGAACACGGTCTGCTGCATGGCGAGCAACAGCGCTGGCACGGCCAATCACACCGCTGAGCTGCTTGTCTTTG atgcctgtgaactcacactggaccccaacacggcccacagacgtctctctctgtctgaggacaacaggaaggtgacgcgggttagagaggaccagtcgtatccggatcacccagagagatttgactcctggcggcaggtgttgggtagagaggctctgactggtcactgttactgggaggtagagtgggaaggagttggtcatataggagtgacatacagaggaatcacaaggagaggagggggtggtgacagcgagcttggagggaacaacaagtcctggagtctttatTATTCTAATGGTggttactctgcctggtacaacggtacagagacagacctccctctcccccccgctggctccaccagagtaggagtgtatctggaccggcctgctggctctctgtccttctacagagtgtccccaggtggaggtgggtcctcagacacactgacacacctccacaccttctggtcctccttcacccaggaggacctcctccctggggtcTGGGTAGGGTGGGGGTCCTCAGCGTCTTTctcggttgtagaaaaaaattAA